A window of the Acidithiobacillus thiooxidans ATCC 19377 genome harbors these coding sequences:
- a CDS encoding radical SAM protein, which produces MNPWLNAVSQVEALEDLTLNADLVESMRERWSGLAGSQVGRINFYTPSFKHHETSEVSACGKNAFPAISITGGDCKLQCDHCKAKILEPMIPVRSPEELDRLVDQIVLDGGRGLLLSGGSDHQNVVHYEPYFPMVRKIKDRYPNLQIAMHTGIATPEFARGMEDAGVDVAMMDVIGAQDTINQVYHLRRTVDDFEAALEALVATSMKVVPHIVIGLHYGELLGEWNSLEIIQRHLPSALVLVVIMPQYASSSRPFVTPPTDEVGKFFMDARAALPETPVLLGCARPSGVHRSITDTYAVMAGLNGVAFPSDGMLALAKHLERDVFVTPSCCSMIVGEEVLSMGDESTTMPLDYVPAAPKRRTQLRDIPIVFTA; this is translated from the coding sequence ATGAACCCATGGTTAAACGCTGTTTCGCAAGTGGAAGCTTTAGAAGATCTGACGCTCAACGCTGATCTGGTCGAATCCATGCGGGAACGGTGGTCTGGCCTGGCTGGCAGTCAGGTGGGTCGTATCAATTTCTATACCCCTTCATTCAAACACCACGAGACTTCGGAAGTTTCTGCTTGTGGTAAAAATGCGTTCCCGGCCATCTCCATTACCGGTGGTGACTGCAAACTCCAATGTGATCACTGCAAGGCTAAAATTCTGGAACCCATGATTCCAGTACGCAGTCCTGAAGAACTGGATCGTCTGGTCGATCAGATTGTTCTCGACGGTGGTCGCGGTTTACTCTTGTCCGGTGGGTCGGACCACCAGAATGTGGTCCATTATGAACCGTATTTCCCCATGGTGCGTAAAATCAAGGATCGTTACCCCAACCTGCAAATTGCCATGCATACAGGTATTGCTACCCCTGAGTTTGCCAGAGGCATGGAAGATGCGGGCGTTGATGTAGCGATGATGGATGTGATCGGCGCCCAGGACACCATCAATCAGGTCTACCATCTACGTCGCACTGTGGATGACTTCGAGGCGGCTCTGGAGGCTTTGGTTGCCACCTCAATGAAGGTTGTTCCCCACATTGTTATCGGTTTGCATTATGGAGAACTGCTGGGTGAGTGGAATTCGCTGGAAATCATTCAACGGCATCTGCCCAGTGCCTTGGTGCTGGTTGTGATTATGCCGCAGTATGCCTCTTCCAGTCGTCCTTTTGTGACTCCGCCCACCGATGAAGTTGGTAAATTCTTTATGGATGCCCGTGCTGCACTTCCAGAAACCCCGGTATTGCTGGGTTGTGCGCGACCATCAGGCGTTCATCGCTCCATTACCGATACCTATGCAGTCATGGCGGGTCTCAATGGGGTGGCATTCCCCTCCGATGGTATGTTGGCTTTGGCCAAACATCTGGAACGGGATGTGTTCGTGACCCCGTCCTGCTGCTCCATGATTGTCGGCGAAGAAGTGCTGAGCATGGGTGACGAGTCCACGACCATGCCTCTGGATTACGTGCCTGCTGCTCCCAAGCGCCGCACCCAACTGCGCGATATTCCCATCGTCTTCACGGCCTGA
- a CDS encoding glycine cleavage system protein H yields MECNGCEFRAELYYDQECQIWVRREGDGTLTVGMTDISQSIAGKILHVRVRRPGTRRPVGKPVATIESGKWAGPVPNVFDCVIDLANEDVLEDPNLLNIEPYEAWIARVRPVASVDVALKKLSTGDAAFELYRQRCLRDDIHCERGMR; encoded by the coding sequence ATGGAATGTAACGGATGCGAATTTCGCGCCGAATTATACTATGATCAGGAGTGTCAAATCTGGGTGCGTCGCGAAGGCGACGGAACCCTGACGGTGGGCATGACGGATATTTCTCAATCTATTGCTGGTAAAATTTTGCATGTGCGGGTGCGCCGTCCGGGCACACGCAGGCCCGTAGGCAAGCCCGTGGCAACCATTGAAAGTGGCAAATGGGCGGGTCCGGTTCCTAATGTGTTTGATTGTGTGATCGATTTGGCCAACGAAGATGTGCTGGAAGATCCCAACCTGCTGAATATTGAGCCTTACGAAGCGTGGATCGCCCGGGTTCGACCGGTGGCATCCGTGGACGTAGCGTTAAAAAAACTGTCTACTGGGGATGCGGCCTTTGAGTTGTATCGGCAGCGCTGTCTGCGCGACGATATCCATTGTGAGCGAGGTATGCGATGA
- a CDS encoding OmpP1/FadL family transporter, producing the protein MKKSRILGVAVAATLAMGISSSALATDGYQLIGIGQYAIGMGGAVVAAPDDPLSAAISNPAGLANMTPQAAFSAEVFNPTRKTNMGNGEIGSHSNIYGIPAIGWVAPAFGDGIVFGGGVYGTSGLGVNYLQNIAANPQGFPYGGYTKAYSSITFIQMAPSIAMKVNSHLSVGGSLNIAAEQGSFQQTLTQYAPATIIQPGVGPVNTVAPVTAGLNLSSPSWAYGVGLTLGVLYKVNDMVTLGATYKSPMMFTPLTFQGGAQSAQLALRQIEWVGFTMQRSSCVPNRS; encoded by the coding sequence ATGAAAAAATCACGGATTTTAGGGGTAGCAGTAGCGGCAACTCTGGCAATGGGCATTTCCAGCAGCGCCCTTGCAACGGATGGTTATCAGTTGATTGGTATTGGTCAGTACGCGATCGGTATGGGTGGCGCGGTTGTCGCCGCGCCTGATGATCCTTTGTCTGCAGCGATCAGTAACCCTGCAGGTTTGGCTAATATGACTCCGCAAGCAGCTTTCTCGGCAGAAGTTTTTAACCCAACCCGTAAAACGAATATGGGCAATGGCGAAATTGGTAGTCATAGTAATATTTATGGAATTCCTGCTATCGGTTGGGTAGCTCCCGCTTTTGGTGATGGGATTGTTTTTGGTGGTGGAGTTTATGGAACTTCTGGTCTTGGGGTGAATTATCTTCAAAATATTGCAGCGAATCCCCAAGGTTTTCCCTATGGAGGATATACAAAAGCTTACAGTAGCATCACGTTTATTCAAATGGCGCCTTCTATTGCTATGAAGGTCAATAGTCATCTGTCAGTTGGCGGTTCTCTCAATATCGCCGCAGAACAGGGTTCTTTTCAACAAACTTTGACGCAATATGCACCAGCTACAATTATTCAACCGGGTGTAGGACCGGTAAATACTGTGGCTCCAGTAACGGCTGGTTTAAATTTATCCTCGCCTTCTTGGGCTTATGGGGTAGGTTTAACTTTAGGCGTGCTTTATAAAGTAAATGATATGGTAACCTTGGGTGCTACATACAAATCACCAATGATGTTTACCCCTCTTACCTTCCAAGGTGGTGCGCAATCTGCCCAGCTGGCTCTTCGTCAGATCGAGTGGGTAGGGTTTACAATGCAGCGGAGCAGTTGTGTCCCGAATAGGAGTTAG
- a CDS encoding CoB--CoM heterodisulfide reductase iron-sulfur subunit B family protein: MAKVAYYPGCALEGSGGPYDKSTRVLVKELGLQMENLEDYNCCGAMEVKNIHPMLQTYMSARNLAIASKLQGCDTVMAPCNGCYRNLKQTEYECATSEETMKTVQDLADKSGDPVYDGDVRTLHALEWFMEEVGPDGIKSKVKKSLNGLKIANYYGCMYTRPRQIFPEKDQGPGSESSYAPHFMDDLLNAAGAVAVDFPLKTACCGGAHTLSDSDTSTQLVLNILQAAEDAGAEVIATECPTCHSGLEMHQVRAETEFGIKSNVKVIYFTQLLGLAMGLSARKVGIPDNVSDSMDLLAAKGIV, encoded by the coding sequence ATGGCTAAGGTTGCATATTATCCGGGGTGTGCGCTGGAAGGTTCTGGCGGCCCCTACGACAAGTCCACGCGCGTTCTGGTCAAGGAACTTGGCCTGCAGATGGAAAACCTCGAAGACTACAACTGTTGCGGCGCCATGGAGGTGAAGAACATCCACCCCATGCTGCAGACTTACATGTCCGCACGCAATCTGGCCATTGCCAGCAAATTGCAGGGTTGTGATACGGTGATGGCCCCTTGCAACGGTTGTTACCGCAATCTGAAGCAGACGGAATATGAATGTGCCACTTCCGAAGAGACCATGAAGACGGTTCAGGATCTGGCCGACAAATCCGGCGATCCGGTATACGACGGTGATGTACGGACGTTGCATGCTCTGGAATGGTTCATGGAAGAAGTCGGTCCTGATGGCATCAAGAGCAAGGTCAAAAAAAGTCTGAACGGTCTGAAAATAGCCAATTATTATGGCTGTATGTATACCCGTCCCCGGCAGATCTTCCCGGAAAAGGACCAGGGTCCCGGCTCTGAATCCAGCTATGCCCCGCATTTTATGGACGACCTGCTCAATGCAGCGGGTGCCGTAGCCGTAGACTTTCCCTTGAAAACTGCTTGCTGTGGTGGTGCGCATACGCTTTCTGATTCGGATACCTCCACGCAGTTGGTGTTGAATATCCTCCAGGCAGCCGAAGATGCCGGCGCTGAAGTTATTGCGACGGAATGTCCGACCTGTCACTCCGGGCTGGAAATGCACCAGGTCCGTGCGGAGACGGAATTCGGTATCAAATCCAACGTCAAGGTCATTTACTTCACCCAGTTGTTAGGGTTGGCTATGGGCCTGTCTGCGCGCAAGGTCGGCATTCCCGACAACGTCAGCGATTCCATGGACCTGCTTGCGGCCAAAGGCATCGTATAA
- a CDS encoding glycine cleavage system protein H codes for MGTVRGCEIPEDLMYNVDNNVWLRKEDDGSVTIGMTSYACALAGQIVSYTPKGAGKDIKKDKSAATVESGKWVGPLKSPVSGTVVSSNDDVAKDPGLINKDPYGSGWIAKLTPADFAGDSGELKTGADALAAFEEKMTADGFGGC; via the coding sequence ATGGGAACTGTACGTGGCTGTGAAATCCCCGAAGATTTGATGTACAACGTTGATAATAACGTTTGGTTGCGCAAGGAAGATGACGGCAGCGTCACCATTGGTATGACTTCTTATGCCTGTGCTTTGGCCGGTCAGATTGTTTCTTACACCCCCAAGGGTGCTGGAAAAGACATCAAAAAAGACAAGTCTGCCGCAACGGTTGAATCCGGTAAGTGGGTAGGTCCGCTGAAGAGCCCGGTGAGTGGCACCGTGGTTTCCAGCAATGATGACGTAGCCAAGGACCCGGGTCTGATCAACAAGGACCCTTATGGTAGTGGCTGGATTGCCAAGTTGACTCCGGCTGACTTTGCTGGTGATTCTGGCGAACTGAAAACCGGTGCTGACGCTCTGGCCGCTTTTGAAGAAAAGATGACGGCTGATGGTTTTGGCGGCTGCTGA
- a CDS encoding radical SAM protein, translated as MSAVVEENSQTLNFYRPDYFVKTPTMRSPDYVQLSTAAAITLGLVPGVMHRTSCTNCLNLLMTYPEGCRANCTYCGLARHREESRDYADRNFIRVDWPTVRVDEMLERIAQNSDKGDFQRMCISMITHPDSDNDTMTMLKRWMEVAPHIPVSILSNPTTMEKQDLINLKEAGADIFTVALDAVTPEIFERTRGKTVQSPHSWDKYWQTIEWAAEIYGPEKFGAHLICGMGETEQEILEVCQKMKDMGGHNHMFAFFPEKGSMMEDWDPVPQDHWRRVQLGRFLIDYAGGRYDDMKFDEYGRVVDFGYPEAELEDIINSGKPFQTSGCPGKDDEEVSACNRPYGDSSPSDIRSFPFALNKEDVEIVRRQMRLQDLQFPG; from the coding sequence ATGAGTGCGGTAGTCGAAGAAAATTCTCAGACCCTAAATTTTTATCGCCCGGATTATTTCGTCAAAACACCGACGATGCGTTCCCCGGACTATGTGCAGTTAAGTACGGCGGCAGCCATTACCCTGGGTCTGGTGCCCGGCGTGATGCATCGCACCTCCTGTACCAACTGCTTGAATCTGCTGATGACCTACCCGGAAGGTTGCCGCGCCAACTGCACCTACTGTGGTCTGGCCCGCCATCGCGAAGAAAGCCGCGATTATGCCGACCGCAATTTCATTCGGGTGGACTGGCCGACGGTACGGGTGGACGAAATGCTCGAACGCATTGCCCAGAACAGCGACAAGGGTGATTTTCAGCGCATGTGTATCAGCATGATCACCCACCCCGATTCAGACAATGACACCATGACCATGCTCAAACGCTGGATGGAAGTTGCCCCCCATATTCCGGTTTCCATTCTTTCCAATCCGACCACCATGGAAAAGCAGGATCTCATCAACCTCAAGGAAGCCGGTGCGGACATTTTTACGGTAGCTTTGGATGCCGTGACCCCGGAAATTTTTGAGCGAACCCGTGGCAAAACCGTACAAAGCCCGCATTCCTGGGATAAATACTGGCAGACCATTGAATGGGCCGCAGAAATTTATGGACCGGAAAAATTCGGCGCCCATCTGATTTGTGGCATGGGCGAAACCGAACAGGAAATTCTTGAAGTCTGTCAGAAAATGAAGGATATGGGCGGTCATAATCACATGTTTGCCTTTTTCCCGGAGAAGGGTTCCATGATGGAAGACTGGGATCCGGTTCCTCAGGATCATTGGCGTCGCGTTCAGTTGGGTCGCTTCCTCATTGATTATGCTGGTGGCCGTTACGATGACATGAAATTTGACGAATATGGTCGGGTCGTGGACTTCGGCTACCCCGAAGCGGAGCTGGAAGACATTATCAACTCCGGTAAGCCTTTCCAGACTTCCGGCTGCCCCGGCAAAGACGATGAAGAAGTCAGCGCCTGCAACCGTCCCTATGGGGATTCTTCGCCCTCGGACATTCGTTCCTTCCCCTTCGCCCTCAACAAGGAAGATGTGGAAATCGTGCGTCGGCAGATGCGTTTGCAGGACCTGCAATTCCCGGGCTGA
- a CDS encoding geranylgeranyl reductase family protein, with protein MNKIKLDLLIVGAGPAGTAAARAAADKGLRVLCVDRRAQIGLPVQCAEFVPMPLLRTVHETRARVQDVAGMMTVLPSGLEHHSVFPGIMIDRGRFDQGLAELAQAAGAEVKTRSTFLAWDGRHAQIKLPSGEIQAVEPLLMVAADGPHSPVAEAIGLPHQQVVYTRQYTVPLSHPYADTDIFLSDAFPGGYGWLFPRGPVANLGLGADKRFEDNLKFPLEHLHQQMVERGIIGPEVLGRTGGAIPVGGLRPMIHGNVLLCGDAAGLTHPITGAGIPAAVISGEAVGLAAAAFLSGDEDALESYEEDMQDQFGPALRRAVQRRTSLEAVWRKPAAREDQVMRSAWIAFDEYFAA; from the coding sequence ATGAATAAAATCAAGCTGGATCTGCTGATTGTCGGTGCCGGTCCGGCGGGAACGGCCGCTGCTCGTGCCGCCGCCGATAAGGGGCTGCGGGTACTGTGTGTGGATCGTCGGGCACAAATTGGCCTGCCGGTACAATGCGCCGAATTTGTCCCCATGCCTTTGTTGCGTACTGTTCATGAGACCCGGGCGCGGGTGCAGGATGTGGCAGGGATGATGACTGTTCTTCCCTCCGGTTTGGAACATCATAGTGTCTTCCCCGGTATCATGATTGACCGGGGACGTTTTGATCAGGGTTTGGCAGAGCTCGCTCAGGCCGCTGGTGCTGAGGTGAAAACACGCAGCACCTTTCTTGCCTGGGATGGTCGCCACGCTCAAATCAAGCTGCCTTCTGGTGAGATTCAAGCGGTTGAACCCTTGCTGATGGTTGCCGCAGATGGTCCGCATAGCCCGGTTGCTGAGGCGATTGGGCTGCCGCATCAGCAGGTGGTTTATACCCGGCAATACACGGTACCCTTGAGTCATCCCTATGCGGATACGGATATTTTTCTGTCTGATGCTTTTCCAGGTGGTTACGGCTGGCTGTTTCCGCGTGGACCTGTTGCCAATTTGGGTTTGGGGGCGGATAAACGCTTTGAGGATAACCTCAAATTTCCTCTCGAACATCTCCATCAGCAGATGGTGGAGCGCGGCATTATTGGCCCAGAAGTGCTCGGTAGAACCGGTGGTGCCATACCCGTTGGTGGTTTGCGTCCCATGATCCACGGTAATGTTTTGCTTTGTGGGGATGCCGCCGGATTGACGCATCCCATTACGGGTGCTGGCATCCCTGCGGCGGTCATCAGTGGGGAAGCCGTAGGTTTGGCCGCTGCCGCTTTTCTGTCCGGCGATGAAGATGCGCTGGAAAGTTATGAAGAAGACATGCAGGATCAGTTCGGTCCCGCTTTGCGCCGGGCTGTGCAGCGCAGAACATCTTTGGAAGCTGTGTGGCGCAAGCCTGCAGCCCGGGAAGACCAGGTAATGCGATCCGCCTGGATCGCTTTTGATGAATACTTTGCCGCTTAA
- a CDS encoding DsrE family protein: protein MSDHYLNDDGEKSVVIVMTSGPSTAHRCATPFYLGSLLSSMDAEVKIFCTMEAVKLMKVGVAENLAAMEGGKRIIDFIRDAKNAGAQLYVCRPALPGYEIEADNLIDEVDEVASAGDLADLILSVDRLLFF, encoded by the coding sequence ATGAGCGATCATTATTTAAACGATGACGGTGAAAAGTCAGTGGTTATCGTTATGACCAGTGGCCCGAGCACTGCCCATCGTTGTGCAACGCCTTTCTATCTGGGTTCGCTGTTGTCTTCCATGGACGCAGAGGTTAAGATTTTTTGCACCATGGAAGCCGTAAAACTCATGAAAGTAGGTGTCGCAGAAAATTTGGCAGCGATGGAAGGTGGCAAGCGGATTATTGATTTTATTCGCGATGCCAAAAATGCTGGAGCACAGCTTTATGTATGCAGACCGGCACTGCCTGGATATGAGATTGAAGCAGACAACTTGATTGATGAAGTGGATGAAGTGGCTTCAGCAGGTGATCTTGCTGATTTGATTTTGTCCGTTGACCGGCTATTGTTTTTTTAA
- a CDS encoding 4Fe-4S dicluster domain-containing protein, with translation MAIHEKTLIDPDRILQHDHLVVDGVDVSGSWNTMITPRTLTDYEENFEKIIQSYSGGENVHRCWQCGSCTNSCTMYAQNVDFNPRYWIYLIRLGLKAELMKDKDIIWQCVSCNKCTNICPKDVRPEGVMKATAHWMEDNGLTPKTLSTHFDEEFTHQCIEFGRIEDTEVMMGFYKRSNQPLVQAWIVEFGKRLSKGLPLGQLAKMGMNVVFRPKTKSWGKTGEVLAEYVKAQKEAAHHG, from the coding sequence ATGGCTATTCATGAAAAAACACTGATCGATCCAGATCGGATTTTACAGCACGACCATCTGGTAGTGGACGGAGTGGATGTTTCAGGGTCCTGGAACACGATGATTACTCCCCGTACGCTCACCGACTATGAAGAAAATTTCGAAAAAATCATTCAGAGCTACAGCGGTGGCGAGAATGTGCATCGTTGTTGGCAGTGCGGTTCCTGCACCAACTCCTGCACCATGTATGCACAGAACGTGGACTTCAATCCGCGTTACTGGATTTATCTGATTCGTCTGGGCCTGAAGGCCGAGTTGATGAAAGATAAGGACATCATCTGGCAGTGCGTGTCCTGTAACAAGTGCACCAACATCTGCCCAAAGGACGTGCGTCCTGAAGGCGTCATGAAAGCCACCGCACACTGGATGGAAGATAATGGGTTGACCCCCAAGACCCTTTCCACTCACTTTGACGAAGAATTCACCCATCAGTGTATTGAGTTTGGTCGCATTGAAGATACCGAAGTCATGATGGGTTTTTACAAGCGTTCCAATCAGCCTCTGGTGCAGGCCTGGATTGTTGAGTTCGGAAAGCGTCTGTCCAAGGGCTTGCCTTTGGGGCAGTTGGCGAAAATGGGTATGAATGTTGTTTTCCGTCCGAAAACCAAGTCCTGGGGCAAGACCGGAGAAGTACTCGCAGAATATGTGAAAGCACAGAAGGAGGCCGCTCATCATGGCTAA
- a CDS encoding CoB--CoM heterodisulfide reductase iron-sulfur subunit A family protein: MSAQDTVLVVGAGPAGLSAAATIASMGKKAVIVEKEDILGGAPIISGYAKLVPSGEWAKDAIGRMVSRVEGDGNVAIHKSTKVTTVEGEAGNFTATLSNGEKVEAGSIVLGTGFTHFDSINKPEWGFGTYEDVLTTTQMEQMVGTGQITCPSDGRVPERVAILLCVGSRDRQIGREWCSKICCTVSTNLAMEIKEISPSTDVFIYYMDIRTFGLYEDKFYWKSQEEYKTKFVKARIAEVTKSPDGRLLVKGEDTLVKRPIVIPMDIVVHAIGMDPNALNAEIAKTFGIGLEKHGFIDRAEQYTNSQGTTRKGIYVCGAATGPEDIDTSIAQGQSAGSRAVADLFGQQKVAS, translated from the coding sequence GTGAGTGCACAGGATACAGTATTAGTCGTAGGTGCCGGCCCGGCCGGTCTGTCAGCAGCTGCAACCATCGCTTCGATGGGCAAGAAAGCGGTCATCGTCGAGAAGGAAGATATTCTCGGTGGCGCCCCGATCATCTCTGGTTACGCCAAGCTGGTTCCCTCGGGTGAGTGGGCCAAGGACGCTATTGGTCGTATGGTCAGTCGGGTAGAAGGAGATGGCAATGTGGCTATCCACAAATCTACCAAGGTGACCACGGTTGAAGGGGAAGCCGGTAATTTTACGGCGACTCTGAGCAATGGTGAAAAGGTCGAGGCTGGATCCATTGTGCTGGGTACCGGTTTCACCCACTTTGACTCCATCAACAAGCCGGAATGGGGTTTTGGTACCTATGAAGACGTACTGACCACCACCCAGATGGAACAGATGGTTGGTACCGGTCAAATTACCTGTCCTTCGGATGGACGGGTACCCGAGCGGGTTGCCATTCTGCTCTGCGTAGGGTCACGTGACCGTCAGATTGGTCGTGAATGGTGCTCCAAAATCTGCTGCACCGTTTCCACGAATCTAGCGATGGAAATCAAGGAAATTTCACCGAGCACCGACGTGTTCATTTACTACATGGACATTCGTACCTTTGGTCTTTACGAAGACAAGTTCTACTGGAAGAGTCAAGAAGAGTACAAGACCAAGTTCGTCAAGGCGCGTATTGCCGAAGTCACCAAATCACCGGACGGTCGTTTGCTGGTGAAGGGCGAAGATACTCTGGTCAAGCGTCCTATCGTGATTCCCATGGATATCGTGGTTCATGCTATCGGTATGGATCCCAATGCTTTGAATGCTGAAATTGCCAAGACTTTTGGTATTGGTCTCGAAAAACACGGCTTTATTGATCGTGCCGAGCAGTATACCAATAGCCAGGGAACGACGCGCAAGGGTATTTACGTGTGTGGCGCGGCTACCGGCCCGGAAGATATCGATACTTCGATTGCTCAAGGGCAGTCAGCTGGTTCACGAGCAGTAGCCGATCTCTTTGGACAGCAGAAAGTTGCCAGCTGA
- a CDS encoding lipoate--protein ligase family protein, which yields MNPVVQTPWLVVDTGLRPADENMALDKALLQAMADQAIPNIFRFLRFEESALVGYHQSPDQELNLDFCREEGIAVQRRLTGGGALIFDPTQIGWELVCHRDALPKGDMAAVSRQICLAAAAGLSKLGVDARFRPRNDIEVEGKKISGTGGIMDGDVLLFQGTVLVDLDIPRMLRVLRVPVEKLDAHAIASVADRVTSLRALLGAAPELSMVQEALLEGFRLHLGLCFETGKMPEPVMALLPEMLTKVRDPEWLGVNNRARDGMPLRKASLRAPGGTLQAEILWDSFGNRVRQVHFSGDYFIQPRRAIVDMEAALRNVHLNDVDSILTELFVQQHIDGFGLQAEHFARVLRMAAEQP from the coding sequence ATGAACCCTGTTGTTCAGACTCCCTGGCTGGTCGTGGATACGGGTTTGCGTCCAGCCGATGAAAACATGGCGCTGGATAAAGCCTTGCTGCAGGCCATGGCCGATCAGGCCATTCCCAATATTTTCCGCTTTTTGCGCTTTGAAGAATCAGCGCTGGTGGGTTACCACCAGTCTCCGGATCAGGAATTGAATCTGGATTTTTGCCGGGAAGAAGGCATTGCTGTGCAGCGTCGGCTTACTGGTGGTGGCGCGTTGATTTTTGATCCGACCCAAATTGGCTGGGAACTGGTCTGCCATCGGGATGCTCTGCCCAAAGGCGACATGGCGGCAGTATCCCGGCAAATTTGTTTGGCGGCTGCGGCAGGTTTGTCGAAGCTAGGCGTCGATGCCCGTTTCCGACCACGTAATGATATTGAAGTGGAAGGCAAAAAAATCTCGGGAACGGGCGGTATCATGGACGGCGATGTTTTACTTTTTCAGGGTACCGTGCTGGTGGATCTGGACATACCGAGAATGCTGCGGGTCCTCCGGGTTCCCGTGGAAAAGCTGGATGCCCATGCCATTGCATCCGTTGCCGATCGGGTCACCAGTTTAAGAGCTCTGCTGGGCGCAGCTCCTGAGCTAAGCATGGTTCAAGAGGCCTTGCTGGAAGGTTTCCGCTTACACTTGGGGCTGTGTTTTGAAACAGGAAAAATGCCGGAACCGGTCATGGCCTTGCTGCCCGAGATGTTGACTAAAGTCCGCGATCCGGAATGGTTGGGTGTGAATAACCGTGCCCGCGACGGTATGCCACTGCGCAAAGCCAGTCTGCGTGCGCCGGGAGGAACCCTGCAGGCAGAAATCCTCTGGGATAGCTTTGGTAATCGGGTGCGTCAGGTGCATTTCAGCGGCGATTACTTCATCCAGCCCCGCCGCGCCATCGTCGATATGGAAGCCGCCCTGCGTAATGTGCATCTGAATGACGTGGACAGCATTCTGACGGAGCTGTTTGTGCAGCAACATATTGATGGCTTTGGTTTGCAGGCTGAACACTTCGCCAGGGTGCTGCGTATGGCAGCGGAGCAGCCATGA
- a CDS encoding heterodisulfide reductase-related iron-sulfur binding cluster: protein MSDNSTQQGLAGHGAFFQDTNLSANEAEAATAWVRSHVDRRTMDLGERMDDIREHMWELEKEGEIIVHRITDDHKPIEVDTLYGWKKRVPTNQLWHHKSCGQCGNIPGYPTSLLWFMNHFGTDYLDETDQTSCTAWNYHGSGIGNVESLAAVFLRNFHQAYVSGKQHGYENGHFFPLVHCGTSFGNYKEIRKYLIESAELREKVKKILGKLGRLVDGKIVIPEEVVHYSEWLHVMRNRIASELQTIDMSNIRVTTHAACHYYKMVAEDAIYDNSILGGNRTAVGTSVAQALGAQVIDYSTWYDCCGFGFRHIISEREFTRSFTMNRKIKVAREEANADVMIGIDTGCITTMDKNQWIGKAHDMNYSIPIIADVQLAALACGADPFKIVQLQWHASPCEDLVEKMGISWDKAKADFQEYLKQVEQGNVEYLYNPELATNQHINMKAGA, encoded by the coding sequence ATGAGCGACAACAGCACGCAGCAAGGATTAGCAGGGCACGGAGCTTTTTTTCAGGACACGAACTTATCGGCCAACGAAGCGGAAGCGGCCACGGCATGGGTACGCAGTCACGTAGACCGTCGCACCATGGACCTGGGCGAGCGTATGGACGACATTCGCGAGCACATGTGGGAACTGGAAAAAGAAGGTGAAATCATTGTTCACCGCATTACCGATGACCACAAGCCTATTGAAGTAGACACTCTCTATGGCTGGAAAAAGCGGGTACCCACCAACCAGCTCTGGCATCACAAGAGCTGCGGCCAGTGTGGCAACATTCCCGGCTATCCCACCAGCCTGCTCTGGTTCATGAACCACTTTGGCACGGATTATCTGGACGAAACCGACCAGACCTCCTGCACCGCCTGGAACTACCACGGCTCTGGCATCGGCAATGTTGAATCCCTCGCCGCCGTCTTCCTGCGCAACTTCCATCAGGCCTATGTCTCCGGCAAGCAGCACGGCTATGAAAACGGCCACTTCTTCCCGCTGGTCCACTGCGGCACCTCCTTCGGCAACTACAAGGAAATCCGCAAGTATTTGATTGAATCAGCCGAACTGCGCGAAAAGGTCAAGAAAATCCTCGGCAAGCTCGGTCGTCTGGTCGATGGCAAGATTGTCATTCCCGAAGAAGTCGTGCACTACAGTGAATGGTTGCATGTCATGCGCAACCGCATTGCCAGCGAACTGCAGACCATCGACATGAGCAACATCCGGGTGACCACCCATGCGGCCTGTCACTACTACAAGATGGTGGCGGAAGACGCCATTTACGACAACAGCATTCTCGGTGGCAACCGCACGGCCGTCGGCACCTCGGTCGCCCAGGCGCTGGGAGCTCAGGTCATCGACTACTCCACCTGGTATGACTGCTGTGGCTTTGGCTTCCGGCACATCATCTCCGAGCGCGAATTCACCCGCAGCTTCACCATGAACCGCAAGATCAAGGTGGCCCGGGAAGAAGCCAACGCCGACGTCATGATTGGCATTGACACCGGCTGTATCACCACCATGGACAAGAACCAGTGGATCGGCAAGGCTCATGACATGAACTACAGCATCCCGATCATTGCGGACGTGCAGCTGGCCGCCCTGGCCTGTGGCGCTGATCCCTTCAAGATCGTCCAGCTCCAGTGGCATGCTTCACCCTGTGAAGATCTGGTGGAAAAAATGGGCATCAGCTGGGACAAGGCCAAAGCCGACTTCCAGGAATATCTCAAACAGGTCGAGCAGGGCAACGTGGAATATCTCTACAACCCCGAACTCGCCACTAACCAACATATCAACATGAAAGCGGGCGCTTAA